In a single window of the Callithrix jacchus isolate 240 chromosome 1, calJac240_pri, whole genome shotgun sequence genome:
- the TBX1 gene encoding T-box transcription factor TBX1 isoform X2 translates to MDARSPLSPRASAFSIASLVAAEAVERTAYQGSGSSDRVKLRWLPGSPAGMHFSTVTRDMEAFTASSLSSLGAAGGFPGAASPGADPYGPREPPPPPPPRYDPCAATAPGVPGPPPPPHAYPFAPAAGVATSAAAEPEGPGASCAAAAKAPVKKNAKVAGVSVQLEMKALWDEFNQLGTEMIVTKAGRRMFPTFQVKLFGMDPMADYMLLMDFVPVDDKRYRYAFHSSSWLVAGKADPATPGRVHYHPDSPAKGAQWMKQIVSFDKLKLTNNLLDDNGHIILNSMHRYQPRFHVVYVDPRKDSEKYAEENFKTFVFEETRFTAVTAYQNHRITQLKIASNPFAKGFRDCDPEDWPRNHRPGALPLMSAFARSRNPVASPTQPSGAEKGLVTGGSGLWPALLDMLLRLPSKKSESPRPPHCKDT, encoded by the exons ATGGATGCGCGGAGCCCTCTGTCTCCCCGGGCCAGTGCGTTCAGCATCGCCTCTCTGGTTGCAGCTGAGGCGGTGGAGCGTACTGCCTACCAGGGCTCGGGGTCCTCTGACCGGGTGAAGCTTCGCTGGCTGCCAGGATCCCCGGCCGGGATGCACTTCAGCACCGTCACCAGGGACATGGAAG CCTTCACGGCCAGCAGCCTGAGCAGCCTGGGGGCCGCGGGGGGCTTCCCGGGCGCCGCGTCGCCCGGCGCCGACCCGTACGGCCCGCGCgagcccccgccgccgccgccgccgcgctaCGACCCGTGCGCCGCTACGGCCCCCGGCGTCCCGGGCCCGCCGCCGCCACCGCACGCCTACCCGTTCGCGCCGGCCGCCGGGGTCGCCACCAGCGCCGCCGCCGAGCCCGAGGGCCCCGGGGCCAGTTGCGCGGCCGCCGCCAAGGCGCCGGTGAAGAAGAACGCGAAGGTGGCCGGTGTGAGCGTGCAGCTGGAGATGAAGGCGCTGTGGGACGAGTTCAACCAGCTGGGCACCGAGATGATCGTCACCAAGGCCGGCAG GCGGATGTTCCCCACCTTCCAAGTGAAGCTGTTCGGCATGGATCCCATGGCCGATTATATGCTGCTCATGGACTTTGTGCCGGTGGACGATAAGCGCTACCG GTATGCCTTCCACAGCTCCTCCTGGCTGGTGGCGGGGAAGGCCGACCCTGCCACGCCAGGCCGTGTGCACTATCACCCCGACTCGCCTGCCAAGGGAGCGCAGTGGATGAAGCAAATCGTGTCCTTCGACAAGCTCAAGCTGACCAACAACCTGCTGGACGACAACGGCCAC ATTATTCTGAATTCCATGCACAGATACCAGCCCCGCTTCCACGTTGTCTATGTGGACCCGCGCAAAGATAGCGAGAAATACGCCGAGGAGAACTTCAAAACTTTTGTGTTCGAGGAGACCCGATTCACTGCGGTCACTGCCTACCAGAACCATCGG ATCACGCAGCTCAAGATTGCCAGCAATCCCTTCGCCAAAGGCTTCCGGGACTGCGACCCTGAGGACTG GCCCCGGAACCACCGGCCCGGCGCGCTGCCGCTTATGAGCGCCTTCGCGCGCTCGCGGAACCCGGTGGCCTCTCCAACGCAGCCCAGCGGGGCGGAAAAAG GGCTGGTCACAGGAGGCTCTGGGCTCTGGCCTGCCTTACTAGACATGCTCTTGAGGCTCCCAAGTAAGAAATCtgagtccccgagaccaccacACTGCAAGGACACTTGA
- the TBX1 gene encoding T-box transcription factor TBX1 isoform X1, whose amino-acid sequence MDARSPLSPRASAFSIASLVAAEAVERTAYQGSGSSDRVKLRWLPGSPAGMHFSTVTRDMEAFTASSLSSLGAAGGFPGAASPGADPYGPREPPPPPPPRYDPCAATAPGVPGPPPPPHAYPFAPAAGVATSAAAEPEGPGASCAAAAKAPVKKNAKVAGVSVQLEMKALWDEFNQLGTEMIVTKAGRRMFPTFQVKLFGMDPMADYMLLMDFVPVDDKRYRYAFHSSSWLVAGKADPATPGRVHYHPDSPAKGAQWMKQIVSFDKLKLTNNLLDDNGHIILNSMHRYQPRFHVVYVDPRKDSEKYAEENFKTFVFEETRFTAVTAYQNHRITQLKIASNPFAKGFRDCDPEDWPRNHRPGALPLMSAFARSRNPVASPTQPSGAEKDAAEARREFERDAGGPAVLGDPAHPPQLLARVLSPALSGAGGAGGLVPLPGAPGGRPSPPHPELRLEAPGASEPLHHHPYKYPAAAYDHYLGAKSRPAPYPLPGLRGHGYHPHAHPHHHHHPVSPAAAAAAAAAAAAAAAANMYSSAGAAPPGSYDYCPR is encoded by the exons ATGGATGCGCGGAGCCCTCTGTCTCCCCGGGCCAGTGCGTTCAGCATCGCCTCTCTGGTTGCAGCTGAGGCGGTGGAGCGTACTGCCTACCAGGGCTCGGGGTCCTCTGACCGGGTGAAGCTTCGCTGGCTGCCAGGATCCCCGGCCGGGATGCACTTCAGCACCGTCACCAGGGACATGGAAG CCTTCACGGCCAGCAGCCTGAGCAGCCTGGGGGCCGCGGGGGGCTTCCCGGGCGCCGCGTCGCCCGGCGCCGACCCGTACGGCCCGCGCgagcccccgccgccgccgccgccgcgctaCGACCCGTGCGCCGCTACGGCCCCCGGCGTCCCGGGCCCGCCGCCGCCACCGCACGCCTACCCGTTCGCGCCGGCCGCCGGGGTCGCCACCAGCGCCGCCGCCGAGCCCGAGGGCCCCGGGGCCAGTTGCGCGGCCGCCGCCAAGGCGCCGGTGAAGAAGAACGCGAAGGTGGCCGGTGTGAGCGTGCAGCTGGAGATGAAGGCGCTGTGGGACGAGTTCAACCAGCTGGGCACCGAGATGATCGTCACCAAGGCCGGCAG GCGGATGTTCCCCACCTTCCAAGTGAAGCTGTTCGGCATGGATCCCATGGCCGATTATATGCTGCTCATGGACTTTGTGCCGGTGGACGATAAGCGCTACCG GTATGCCTTCCACAGCTCCTCCTGGCTGGTGGCGGGGAAGGCCGACCCTGCCACGCCAGGCCGTGTGCACTATCACCCCGACTCGCCTGCCAAGGGAGCGCAGTGGATGAAGCAAATCGTGTCCTTCGACAAGCTCAAGCTGACCAACAACCTGCTGGACGACAACGGCCAC ATTATTCTGAATTCCATGCACAGATACCAGCCCCGCTTCCACGTTGTCTATGTGGACCCGCGCAAAGATAGCGAGAAATACGCCGAGGAGAACTTCAAAACTTTTGTGTTCGAGGAGACCCGATTCACTGCGGTCACTGCCTACCAGAACCATCGG ATCACGCAGCTCAAGATTGCCAGCAATCCCTTCGCCAAAGGCTTCCGGGACTGCGACCCTGAGGACTG GCCCCGGAACCACCGGCCCGGCGCGCTGCCGCTTATGAGCGCCTTCGCGCGCTCGCGGAACCCGGTGGCCTCTCCAACGCAGCCCAGCGGGGCGGAAAAAG ACGCGGCTGAGGCCCGGCGAGAATTCGAGCGCGACGCAGGCGGGCCGGCCGTTCTCGGGGACCCGGCGCACCCTCCGCAGCTGCTGGCCCGGGTACTAAGCCCCGCGCTGTCCGGGGCCGGCGGCGCCGGCGGCCTTGTCCCGCTGCCTGGCGCGCCCGGAGGCCGGCCCAGCCCCCCGCACCCCGAGCTGCGCCTGGAGGCGCCCGGCGCATCGGAGCCGCTGCACCACCACCCCTACAAGTACCCGGCCGCCGCCTACGACCACTATCTCGGGGCCAAGAGCCGGCCGGCGCCCTACCCGCTGCCCGGCCTGCGCGGCCATGGCTACCACCCGCACGCGCACccgcatcaccaccaccaccccgtGAGTCCGGCCGCCGCCgcagccgctgccgccgccgccgccgccgccgcggcagCCAACATGTACTCGTCGGCGGGAGCCGCGCCGCCCGGCTCCTACGACTACTGCCCCAGATAA